In Alkalihalobacillus sp. TS-13, the following are encoded in one genomic region:
- a CDS encoding inorganic phosphate transporter has translation MVVIAFIVAFFFAMNMGASGAAASMGVSYGSGAINKKIIALAICGTGVFLGAVIGGGEVVKTIGSGIVPSDLITIQTAVIILGAATISLGIANLIGIPLSTSEVTVGSVVGVGLAYQSLYVDSLLTVVLFWILIPIIAFLFALITGKLIQYIQERYGTFLEGRWKRYLTGLLILMGFLEAFSAGMNNVANAIGPLVGAGILSISHGTLLGGAFIALGAIFFGGKVLETNGKRITKFSLLEGSAISGTGAGLVIIASIFGIPVPLTQITTSAIIGIGTGQKGFSFLQKNIILQMVKVWVVSPVFSLVIAYGMVKVLLDSDFYTISVIGSVFIATVGSLSLIKTIKAEKRTIHEQGGV, from the coding sequence ATGGTTGTGATCGCGTTTATCGTCGCCTTCTTTTTCGCCATGAATATGGGAGCAAGCGGGGCTGCTGCCTCCATGGGTGTCTCTTACGGCTCAGGTGCGATCAATAAGAAAATCATTGCATTGGCCATATGTGGAACAGGTGTTTTTCTAGGAGCGGTCATTGGTGGGGGTGAAGTCGTAAAAACAATCGGTTCTGGGATTGTACCCTCTGACCTCATCACGATTCAAACGGCTGTCATCATTCTTGGTGCAGCAACCATTTCTCTAGGGATTGCCAATCTGATCGGAATACCGTTATCGACAAGTGAAGTAACTGTCGGATCAGTAGTTGGAGTAGGTTTAGCTTACCAATCGCTGTATGTGGACTCCTTGTTGACTGTGGTGTTGTTCTGGATACTAATTCCAATCATCGCTTTTCTGTTTGCGTTGATAACGGGGAAGTTGATCCAATACATTCAAGAAAGATATGGTACTTTCCTTGAGGGGAGATGGAAGAGGTATTTAACGGGATTGTTGATCCTCATGGGTTTTCTTGAAGCTTTCTCAGCAGGGATGAACAATGTTGCAAATGCGATTGGCCCACTGGTCGGAGCTGGAATACTTTCAATCTCACATGGAACATTGCTCGGAGGTGCATTCATCGCTTTAGGAGCCATCTTCTTTGGAGGGAAGGTGTTAGAGACAAATGGAAAACGTATTACGAAATTCTCACTTCTAGAAGGAAGTGCGATATCAGGTACCGGTGCCGGATTGGTCATCATAGCATCTATTTTCGGCATTCCAGTCCCGCTAACACAAATCACAACATCTGCCATCATCGGGATCGGTACTGGACAGAAGGGATTTTCGTTCCTCCAAAAGAACATCATTTTGCAAATGGTCAAAGTTTGGGTCGTCTCCCCTGTCTTTTCACTTGTGATTGCCTACGGGATGGTCAAGGTCCTATTAGATAGTGATTTCTACACAATCAGTGTGATCGGAAGTGTTTTCATCGCAACAGTCGGTTCACTGAGTCTGATCAAAACGATCAAGGCAGAGAAACGTACCATACATGAACAAGGAGGAGTTTAA
- a CDS encoding phosphoadenylyl-sulfate reductase, whose amino-acid sequence MAQLLSYETWSDNKLDIPIDQETKGALHVLEWAYDLYGDDIIYACSFGAEGIVLIDLISKVNPEAKIVFLDTGLHFTETYELIERVKARYPKLQIDLKKPELTVEEQAEAYGESLWERDPNQCCHIRKIVPLTQALSGHKAWISGLRRDQSPTRRNTEFINKDEKFQAIKVCPLIHWSWKDVWRYIHTYDLPYNVLHDQGYPSIGCEKCTLPTEDGADLRAGRWTNLKKTECGLHPS is encoded by the coding sequence TTGGCACAATTATTATCGTACGAAACTTGGTCTGACAACAAACTGGATATTCCGATCGATCAAGAAACTAAAGGGGCTTTACACGTTTTAGAGTGGGCTTATGACTTATATGGAGATGACATCATTTATGCGTGCAGCTTCGGTGCTGAAGGTATCGTATTGATTGATTTGATTTCAAAAGTGAATCCTGAAGCGAAAATCGTTTTCCTTGATACTGGACTTCACTTCACCGAAACCTATGAACTGATTGAAAGGGTGAAAGCTCGCTATCCCAAATTACAAATTGATCTGAAGAAACCCGAACTGACAGTCGAAGAACAAGCTGAAGCATATGGAGAAAGCCTTTGGGAACGAGATCCGAACCAATGCTGCCATATTCGCAAGATTGTTCCACTTACACAAGCATTATCCGGTCACAAGGCATGGATATCGGGGCTTAGAAGAGACCAATCACCTACGAGAAGAAACACGGAATTCATCAATAAAGATGAAAAGTTCCAAGCTATCAAAGTTTGTCCATTGATTCACTGGTCCTGGAAAGATGTCTGGCGATACATTCATACCTATGACCTCCCTTATAACGTCCTGCATGACCAGGGATATCCAAGCATCGGCTGTGAGAAATGCACCCTGCCGACGGAGGATGGAGCAGATTTACGGGCGGGGAGATGGACGAATTTGAAAAAGACTGAATGCGGTCTTCATCCATCCTGA
- a CDS encoding aspartate kinase, translating to MALIVQKYGGTSVGSIERIQNVADRVIETYNQDKDVVVVVSAMGKSTDHLIQMANDISDNPSNRELDMLVSTGEQVSMSLLAMALQQKGYQSVSLTGWQAGIKTEAAHGNARILDINNKRINGHLAEGNIVIVAGFQGLTDEEEIATLGRGGSDTTAVALAASLKAEKCEIYTDVTGVYTTDPRVVGGARKLDSISYDEMLEMANLGAGVLHPRSVEFAKNYNVKLEVRSSIEKETGTMIEEEVSMEGNLTVRGIAFESNVTKVTVHNLQDDINTLAKLFTILSDQKINVDIIIQNTNGKEATDISFSLDSEMLNQALEVLSEYQPELNYDHITYEGDLAKVSIVGSGMISNPGVAAKMFNVLSSGGIKIKMVSTSEIKVSTIVSSSAMISAVECLHEAFELEERKTVEV from the coding sequence ATGGCATTAATCGTACAAAAATATGGTGGTACATCTGTAGGATCGATTGAACGAATTCAAAATGTGGCTGATCGTGTTATTGAGACTTACAATCAGGACAAAGACGTAGTCGTAGTTGTTTCAGCAATGGGAAAAAGTACGGACCATCTGATTCAAATGGCAAATGACATTTCTGATAATCCCTCAAATAGGGAACTTGATATGCTCGTATCTACAGGAGAGCAAGTTTCGATGTCGTTGTTGGCAATGGCTTTACAACAAAAAGGATATCAATCTGTCTCACTTACTGGCTGGCAAGCTGGTATCAAAACGGAAGCTGCACATGGGAATGCAAGAATTTTAGACATCAACAACAAGCGAATCAATGGACACCTGGCCGAAGGAAACATTGTCATCGTCGCTGGATTCCAGGGTTTGACTGATGAAGAGGAAATCGCGACCCTCGGCAGAGGTGGGTCTGATACGACAGCTGTAGCTTTGGCCGCTTCTTTAAAAGCGGAAAAATGTGAGATCTATACGGATGTCACGGGGGTATACACAACCGATCCAAGAGTAGTTGGAGGGGCAAGGAAGCTGGATTCGATCTCCTATGATGAAATGCTTGAAATGGCGAACCTTGGCGCCGGAGTACTACATCCTCGGTCCGTCGAATTCGCTAAAAATTACAACGTTAAGCTAGAGGTTCGTTCAAGTATCGAAAAAGAAACCGGGACCATGATAGAGGAGGAAGTTTCAATGGAAGGCAATCTTACAGTGCGAGGAATCGCGTTTGAGAGTAATGTAACAAAAGTGACCGTTCATAACTTACAGGATGATATCAATACATTAGCAAAATTATTCACGATCCTTTCTGATCAAAAAATCAATGTGGACATCATTATCCAGAACACAAACGGAAAAGAAGCGACGGATATCTCTTTTTCATTGGATTCAGAGATGCTCAATCAAGCACTGGAAGTATTGAGTGAATATCAACCAGAATTGAATTATGATCATATTACGTATGAAGGCGACCTTGCGAAAGTTTCGATCGTAGGCTCAGGAATGATTTCCAATCCAGGCGTTGCTGCAAAAATGTTTAACGTTCTTTCTTCAGGTGGGATAAAAATCAAGATGGTCAGCACATCCGAAATCAAGGTTTCTACAATTGTGTCTAGTTCCGCGATGATTTCTGCAGTGGAATGCTTACATGAAGCATTTGAACTTGAAGAAAGAAAAACAGTAGAAGTTTAA
- a CDS encoding GDSL-type esterase/lipase family protein, with product MKKILVYIISIILFISVIAGIIAMNQKQEANTKKSTNLVALGDSLTYGVGDDMGSGYVDDLQTLLSNHHDGAVTVQNYGIPNQQTDGLLYQIQHTDVKDNLDDADYFIIFIGTNDVIKSNGNNLLPIHEERLKAGKADYKQNVEDIMTIIRDENRDAPILFLGLYNPYPSSTKIEQVIEEWNVTSQEIVSHYPRVKFISTNELFQEKSTEYFSDSLHPNKKGYKLITKKIVEEYDF from the coding sequence ATGAAAAAAATATTAGTATATATCATTAGCATTATATTGTTCATATCAGTAATTGCAGGAATTATTGCAATGAATCAGAAGCAAGAAGCCAATACAAAGAAAAGCACAAATTTGGTAGCATTGGGGGATTCGCTTACCTATGGTGTGGGTGATGATATGGGTAGCGGATATGTCGATGATCTTCAAACACTGCTTTCAAACCATCATGATGGCGCAGTTACTGTCCAGAATTATGGAATACCCAACCAGCAAACAGATGGGCTGCTATATCAGATTCAACATACAGATGTTAAAGACAATTTAGACGACGCGGATTATTTCATCATTTTTATTGGTACGAATGATGTCATCAAAAGTAACGGCAACAATCTGCTTCCTATTCATGAAGAACGGTTGAAAGCGGGAAAAGCGGATTATAAACAGAATGTAGAGGATATCATGACAATTATTCGGGATGAAAATCGGGACGCACCTATTTTATTTCTCGGCCTTTATAACCCATATCCTTCATCTACAAAAATAGAGCAAGTGATTGAAGAATGGAATGTTACCAGCCAGGAGATCGTCAGTCATTATCCTCGTGTGAAATTCATATCGACAAACGAGCTATTCCAGGAGAAGTCCACTGAATATTTCAGTGATTCCCTGCATCCCAATAAAAAAGGGTATAAATTGATCACGAAGAAAATCGTAGAAGAGTATGATTTCTAA
- a CDS encoding Type 1 glutamine amidotransferase-like domain-containing protein, whose translation MGELFLSGGGNAELTREVNEYFIRKIDPEKPLLDIPLAGDPEFRPYDRCLDYVKSVFDPLGVSEIMMWTDLRGKTFDDIMQFSAVYISGGDPMCILKKFKDTAFDKVLTHYHEAGGTIYGQSAGANILGKIITVMDEKETVDLHGLNLVNGYSVWCHYQEKSDLKLYEYVDCFDTSIIAIPEGTAVYANPHKLSVLGLDEAYLFQKENKSRIEKV comes from the coding sequence ATGGGAGAATTATTCCTTTCCGGTGGCGGAAATGCTGAACTGACACGTGAGGTAAACGAATATTTTATCCGAAAGATTGATCCTGAGAAACCGCTGCTTGATATTCCTCTTGCAGGTGATCCCGAGTTCAGACCCTATGATCGTTGTCTGGATTATGTGAAAAGTGTTTTCGATCCACTAGGAGTGAGTGAAATCATGATGTGGACTGATCTCAGAGGGAAAACGTTTGATGATATCATGCAATTTTCAGCTGTATACATTAGTGGCGGTGACCCCATGTGTATATTGAAAAAGTTTAAAGATACAGCTTTTGATAAGGTGTTGACTCACTATCATGAAGCTGGAGGAACAATTTACGGTCAAAGTGCAGGTGCGAACATTTTAGGGAAAATAATCACAGTCATGGATGAAAAAGAAACGGTCGACCTTCATGGTTTGAATCTTGTTAATGGGTATTCGGTTTGGTGTCACTATCAAGAGAAAAGTGATCTGAAACTCTACGAATACGTTGACTGCTTTGATACTTCAATCATTGCGATACCAGAAGGAACTGCCGTTTATGCGAACCCCCATAAGTTATCAGTGCTCGGTTTAGATGAGGCTTATTTGTTTCAGAAAGAAAATAAATCGCGCATAGAAAAAGTATAG
- the pheA gene encoding prephenate dehydratase, giving the protein MKVAYLGPKGTFSEEAAVRYFSSKQMDGLMCESILDVLDAIRKKKVEKGIVPIENSIEGTINITIDGLLMNDLFIEGEVILPVALHLLGVKGADLNKIQEVWSIPPALAQCRDYIQSLGASSRHFNSTAAAAKAVRDEAKVEFGAIASEWSAKAFGLELVKENIQDFTENHTRFVVVSNPPDEIASSEKAMLVITPFEERPGVLVTILNVFGSLSINLSWIESRPTKKKLGTYRFFVETQKGVDNPDMIKAMTILETYGHQVQILGSYNTTKL; this is encoded by the coding sequence ATGAAAGTCGCCTATTTAGGACCTAAAGGAACTTTTTCAGAGGAAGCTGCTGTTCGATATTTTTCATCTAAACAAATGGATGGTCTGATGTGTGAATCCATTTTAGATGTATTGGATGCAATTCGAAAAAAGAAAGTTGAAAAAGGAATTGTCCCGATTGAAAATTCAATTGAAGGGACGATCAATATTACAATAGATGGCTTGTTGATGAATGACCTTTTCATAGAAGGGGAAGTCATACTTCCTGTAGCTCTACACTTGCTAGGTGTGAAAGGAGCGGATCTCAATAAGATCCAAGAGGTCTGGTCGATTCCCCCTGCTTTAGCGCAATGTCGTGATTACATTCAGTCTTTAGGGGCATCCAGTCGACATTTCAACAGTACCGCTGCTGCAGCAAAAGCTGTCCGGGATGAAGCTAAGGTGGAGTTCGGAGCCATTGCCTCAGAATGGTCAGCAAAAGCTTTCGGGTTGGAGTTAGTCAAAGAAAACATTCAAGATTTCACGGAAAATCATACCCGTTTTGTTGTTGTTTCGAACCCTCCTGACGAAATTGCCTCTTCAGAAAAAGCGATGCTGGTCATCACTCCTTTCGAAGAACGACCTGGGGTGTTGGTCACGATTTTGAATGTTTTTGGATCATTATCAATCAATCTCTCTTGGATTGAATCTCGTCCAACCAAAAAGAAGTTAGGAACCTATCGCTTTTTTGTCGAAACACAAAAGGGAGTAGATAATCCGGATATGATCAAAGCGATGACGATCCTTGAAACATACGGGCACCAAGTTCAAATCCTCGGAAGTTATAATACGACCAAACTTTAG